Proteins encoded in a region of the Deltaproteobacteria bacterium genome:
- a CDS encoding SCP2 sterol-binding domain-containing protein, with protein MNENLITMASKPLKLIPAWMQGAGLGLFLAHVLENNPEFKERLEEIDDNYFLFESTDTGQKFYLYVKDKNITVKLHHKDEPDVVMKGEFPVLVGLLLSKVDPDNVFFSRRLEISGNTATALCFKNILDSIE; from the coding sequence ATGAATGAAAATTTAATAACCATGGCGAGCAAACCTCTCAAACTCATCCCCGCATGGATGCAAGGCGCAGGGCTCGGCCTCTTTCTGGCCCATGTGCTGGAAAACAACCCCGAATTCAAGGAAAGGCTTGAAGAGATTGACGATAATTATTTTCTCTTTGAATCGACCGATACGGGCCAGAAATTCTACCTTTACGTTAAAGATAAAAATATTACCGTCAAACTGCATCACAAGGATGAACCTGACGTCGTTATGAAGGGTGAATTCCCTGTCCTTGTCGGTCTTCTCCTGAGTAAAGTCGACCCTGACAATGTCTTTTTTTCAAGAAGGCTGGAGATTTCAGGTAATACAGCGACAGCACTCTGCTTCAAAAATATACTCGACAGCATAGAGTAG
- a CDS encoding 6-carboxytetrahydropterin synthase gives MANKRISLTRVYRFSAAHRLASPYFNDDENRKIYGKCSHASGHGHNYILRVTVKGEVDSLTGMVANVDDLDRIVNRHVIDKLDHKNLNEELKDTPILTSECLISEIWRLLTPYVQDPAIDKIEVEETRKNRFKYYGQ, from the coding sequence ATGGCGAATAAAAGAATATCTCTTACCCGGGTTTATCGTTTCAGCGCAGCTCACAGGCTCGCCTCTCCCTATTTTAATGATGATGAAAACAGGAAAATATACGGCAAGTGCAGTCATGCCTCAGGTCATGGCCATAACTATATACTTAGAGTAACCGTCAAGGGAGAAGTCGATTCGCTGACGGGGATGGTTGCCAATGTAGATGACCTTGATCGCATTGTTAACAGGCATGTCATCGACAAGCTGGATCATAAAAACCTCAATGAAGAGTTAAAGGACACCCCCATACTTACTTCAGAGTGTCTTATTAGTGAGATCTGGCGTCTGCTGACACCTTATGTGCAAGACCCTGCTATTGATAAAATAGAGGTTGAGGAAACGAGAAAAAACCGGTTCAAATATTATGGGCAATAA
- a CDS encoding 6-carboxytetrahydropterin synthase has translation MEERNIVYLTRKIDFCASHRYIIEELSQEENFRLFGKCSYRHGHGHNYSLEVTVKGVTDPKTGMVINLSELDRILRSKVVDVLDHKFINVDVPCFEKKIPTTENIAIFIWDSIVGTLHGCQLHRVRLFEDPYLFAEYYGE, from the coding sequence ATGGAAGAAAGAAATATAGTTTACCTTACCAGGAAGATCGATTTCTGCGCTTCCCACAGGTACATTATTGAAGAGTTGTCTCAAGAGGAGAATTTCAGGCTTTTCGGCAAATGCAGTTACCGGCATGGACACGGGCATAATTATTCCCTCGAAGTGACCGTTAAAGGTGTGACTGATCCGAAGACAGGCATGGTGATTAATCTCTCGGAGCTTGACAGGATATTAAGATCGAAGGTTGTCGACGTGCTGGACCACAAATTCATCAATGTCGATGTTCCCTGCTTTGAAAAAAAGATTCCCACGACGGAAAATATTGCTATTTTCATCTGGGATTCCATTGTCGGCACCCTTCATGGCTGTCAGCTGCACAGGGTCCGTCTTTTTGAAGATCCTTATCTTTTTGCTGAGTATTATGGCGAATAA
- the tatB gene encoding Sec-independent protein translocase protein TatB — protein sequence MFGIGIPELIVIMVIALIVIGPEKLPDIAKTLGKALSEFKNVVDGVKTSMEEEQENIEKSIDEKPDRAYTMSLGDKEEALKKDYKEALSREESKKGVPAKSAGKGSRIKKESASAKVDRPKKTRIRKAKDDVVKEA from the coding sequence ATGTTTGGCATCGGAATACCGGAATTAATTGTCATCATGGTCATCGCATTAATTGTTATCGGTCCGGAAAAACTCCCCGATATTGCCAAGACTCTCGGCAAGGCCCTGTCTGAATTCAAGAACGTTGTCGACGGGGTGAAGACGAGCATGGAAGAGGAACAGGAAAATATAGAAAAAAGTATTGATGAAAAACCTGACCGGGCTTATACCATGAGCCTGGGAGATAAAGAAGAAGCGCTTAAGAAAGATTATAAAGAGGCGCTTTCTCGGGAAGAAAGTAAAAAAGGGGTTCCTGCAAAGTCAGCCGGAAAAGGTTCCCGAATAAAAAAAGAGAGCGCTTCCGCAAAGGTGGACAGGCCAAAAAAGACAAGAATAAGAAAGGCAAAAGATGATGTTGTAAAAGAGGCTTGA
- a CDS encoding roadblock/LC7 domain-containing protein — protein MPFKAIMRNLVETIPGARGAIFVDWEGEAVDQYSLDEDVYQLKVMGAYKGVILKLINEAQKTVGSTDINTVTVKMNKYSIVLSPVKEGYYVALVVQSDTIMSRAAYMIRKSVKDLAANM, from the coding sequence ATGCCCTTTAAGGCGATAATGCGTAATCTTGTGGAGACAATCCCCGGCGCCAGAGGCGCAATATTTGTTGATTGGGAAGGGGAGGCCGTCGACCAGTACTCCCTTGATGAAGATGTTTATCAGTTGAAAGTGATGGGAGCCTACAAGGGAGTGATTCTCAAGCTCATTAATGAAGCCCAGAAGACAGTGGGCAGTACGGATATAAATACGGTAACCGTGAAGATGAATAAATACAGCATCGTCCTTTCCCCTGTGAAAGAAGGTTACTACGTAGCCCTTGTCGTGCAATCGGATACTATAATGAGCCGTGCTGCCTATATGATCAGGAAAAGTGTAAAAGACCTTGCAGCCAATATGTAG
- a CDS encoding MTH1187 family thiamine-binding protein: MVLLEFSMSPMDKGESLSKYVARSLDIIDESGLPYKLNPMGTVLEGEWDEVFSVVKKCYDRMSEDCNRISVHIKVDARQGKKGRLEGKIASVEKKLGKKLER; encoded by the coding sequence ATGGTCTTACTCGAATTCAGCATGAGCCCTATGGATAAGGGAGAATCTTTGAGCAAGTACGTTGCGCGGTCACTCGACATTATTGACGAGAGTGGCCTTCCCTACAAATTAAATCCCATGGGAACAGTCCTGGAAGGCGAATGGGATGAGGTCTTTAGTGTTGTAAAAAAGTGTTACGACAGGATGAGTGAAGACTGCAACCGAATATCAGTCCATATCAAGGTGGATGCCAGGCAAGGGAAAAAAGGGCGCCTTGAGGGTAAAATTGCAAGTGTAGAGAAGAAGCTCGGCAAAAAGCTGGAAAGGTGA